A genomic segment from Bradyrhizobium sp. CB1015 encodes:
- a CDS encoding YqiJ family protein — translation MSALLEHVMAPEVRPFAIAAAMIVIVGSVEVISMLVGASLSEMLGTNIDFAHPSDNGVLNAISWVNVGGVPLLIFLLLLLGAFSITGFLIQDLARIVAGPLPAAVASVAAVAVSVPLVRAASRAIARVIPKDESYVVGLGDLVGRIGEVVVGPLDQGPPGRVSVADVHGNRHFVSAVAAPSSGPLPQGTMVLLVDRDGTRFVAVKADDELKPSKPTLSS, via the coding sequence ATGAGCGCTCTGCTCGAACACGTCATGGCGCCTGAGGTCAGGCCGTTCGCGATCGCGGCGGCCATGATCGTCATCGTCGGCTCGGTCGAGGTGATCTCGATGCTGGTCGGGGCCTCCTTGAGCGAGATGCTCGGCACCAACATCGATTTCGCTCATCCCAGCGACAACGGCGTGCTCAACGCCATCTCCTGGGTCAATGTCGGCGGCGTGCCGCTCTTGATCTTCCTGCTGCTGTTGCTCGGCGCCTTCTCCATCACCGGGTTCCTGATCCAGGACCTCGCGCGGATAGTTGCAGGCCCCTTGCCGGCGGCGGTCGCCTCGGTCGCGGCCGTCGCGGTCTCGGTTCCGCTGGTCCGCGCCGCCAGCCGGGCCATCGCGCGGGTCATTCCCAAGGACGAAAGCTACGTCGTCGGCTTGGGGGATCTCGTCGGCCGCATCGGGGAGGTCGTCGTCGGCCCGCTCGACCAGGGGCCGCCCGGCCGCGTCAGCGTGGCCGACGTTCACGGCAACCGCCATTTCGTCTCGGCGGTCGCGGCGCCGTCATCGGGACCTTTGCCGCAGGGAACCATGGTCCTCCTGGTCGACCGCGATGGCACCCGTTTCGTCGCGGTGAAGGCCGACGATGAACTCAAGCCGTCCAAGCCCACTCTAAGCAGTTAG
- a CDS encoding TolC family outer membrane protein: protein MHGVKLFTGAAVSVLLLALAGPTPALAETMEGALVRAYQDNPQLNAQRAQVRVTDENVPQALSGYRPRVSLSASAGYQYQDTLTAPGATPINGTTVPRAAALTIQQSLYNGNITANRVRNAEHQVSGAREGLRNLEQSVLFLAAQTYMDYLRDSATVEVNKSNVRVLEQTLKQTRDRFNVGEVTRTDVAQSEAQLAAGRTLEQQAEATLTSTRATYRRVIGNEPSNLAPGSPVDRLLPPTLAKAVELTLTENPTVTAAMFGIDVAYMTVKINEGALLPTVTLQATAQQANEQSLIQYRAFNASAVAQATWQLYQGGTEYSLIRQSKESLAQQRLTLDQTRDQARADTVSAWGLLQSSKAQVASAQAQVTASEIALNGVREEAKAGQRTTLDVLNAQQALVNARINLVNAQHDRVVNSYRVLSTVGRLSPKVLGLVTTVYDPSVHYHQVRDSWAGVRTPDGR, encoded by the coding sequence ATGCATGGGGTGAAGCTCTTCACCGGAGCTGCGGTTTCGGTCCTGTTGCTGGCGCTTGCCGGGCCGACGCCTGCCTTGGCGGAGACGATGGAAGGCGCGCTGGTGCGCGCCTATCAGGACAATCCGCAACTCAACGCACAGCGCGCCCAGGTGCGTGTGACCGACGAAAACGTGCCGCAAGCTTTGTCCGGATATCGCCCGCGCGTTTCGCTGAGTGCGAGCGCCGGCTATCAATATCAGGACACGCTGACCGCGCCGGGCGCAACGCCGATCAACGGGACCACGGTCCCCCGCGCTGCCGCCCTGACCATTCAGCAGTCCCTGTACAACGGCAATATCACGGCCAACCGGGTTCGCAACGCCGAGCACCAGGTCTCGGGCGCGCGCGAGGGCCTGCGCAATCTGGAACAGAGCGTCCTGTTCCTGGCGGCGCAAACCTACATGGATTATCTGCGTGATTCGGCGACGGTCGAGGTCAACAAGAGCAACGTCCGCGTGCTCGAGCAGACGTTGAAGCAGACCCGCGACCGCTTCAATGTCGGCGAGGTCACCCGTACCGACGTGGCGCAATCGGAAGCGCAATTGGCTGCCGGCCGAACGCTGGAGCAGCAGGCCGAGGCCACGCTGACGTCGACGCGAGCAACCTACCGCCGCGTAATCGGCAACGAGCCTAGCAACCTCGCGCCCGGCTCGCCGGTGGATCGCTTGCTGCCGCCGACGCTAGCTAAGGCGGTCGAGCTCACGCTGACTGAAAATCCGACGGTGACGGCGGCGATGTTCGGCATCGATGTCGCCTACATGACCGTGAAGATCAATGAGGGCGCGCTGCTGCCGACGGTCACGTTGCAGGCGACCGCCCAGCAGGCAAACGAACAATCCTTGATTCAATACCGGGCATTCAACGCCAGTGCTGTCGCGCAAGCCACGTGGCAGCTCTATCAGGGCGGCACCGAATATTCGCTGATCCGACAATCCAAGGAGTCGCTGGCCCAGCAACGTCTCACGCTGGATCAGACTCGTGATCAGGCTCGCGCTGATACCGTATCTGCCTGGGGCCTGCTGCAATCGTCGAAAGCTCAGGTGGCGTCCGCACAAGCCCAGGTGACGGCATCCGAGATCGCGCTGAACGGTGTGCGCGAGGAGGCAAAAGCCGGCCAGCGCACCACGCTCGACGTCCTCAATGCACAGCAGGCCCTGGTCAACGCGCGCATCAATCTCGTCAACGCGCAGCACGATCGCGTTGTGAATTCCTACAGGGTGCTCAGTACCGTCGGCCGGCTGTCGCCCAAGGTGCTCGGCCTTGTGACAACGGTCTACGACCCCAGCGTTCACTACCATCAGGTCCGCGACAGCTGGGCAGGCGTTCGCACGCCTGACGGGCGCTGA
- a CDS encoding PopZ family protein — protein sequence MTQPAKVTEPSMEEILASIRRIIADDEAKPPPAEAAKPEKAAVPAAPAKPQAMNDIPPSKVAPPKPAAEKPAAPPPAAKPAPPPAPAPAADASNSQDDIDALLAGLDAATPAPEVRAPEPEPEPEPEPDVLELTDDMAMDPTPPPPPPSFRKVEPRDDLEFAEPPQSRPAPPPSYAPVDFDAPPLPPQQPILAQSTVSAVESAFNSLAHTVLSSNARTLEDLVKEMLRPMLKSWLDDNLPGLVERIVKAEIERVSRGGR from the coding sequence ATGACGCAGCCTGCAAAGGTCACAGAACCCTCCATGGAGGAGATTCTGGCCTCGATCCGGCGCATCATTGCCGACGATGAGGCAAAGCCCCCGCCGGCCGAGGCCGCCAAGCCCGAGAAGGCTGCGGTGCCCGCCGCGCCGGCGAAGCCGCAGGCGATGAACGACATTCCGCCATCCAAGGTCGCTCCGCCCAAACCCGCCGCCGAGAAGCCTGCTGCACCGCCGCCGGCCGCAAAGCCGGCGCCGCCACCTGCGCCCGCGCCCGCGGCGGACGCATCCAACAGCCAGGACGATATCGACGCCTTGCTGGCGGGTCTCGATGCGGCCACACCTGCGCCCGAGGTCCGCGCGCCAGAGCCAGAGCCAGAGCCAGAGCCCGAACCGGACGTGCTCGAACTGACCGACGACATGGCGATGGACCCGACGCCGCCTCCGCCGCCGCCGAGCTTCCGCAAGGTCGAGCCGCGCGACGATCTCGAATTCGCCGAACCGCCGCAGTCGCGGCCCGCTCCGCCACCGTCCTACGCGCCGGTGGACTTCGACGCGCCACCGCTGCCCCCGCAGCAGCCGATCCTGGCGCAATCGACGGTTTCCGCGGTCGAATCCGCCTTCAACTCCCTGGCCCATACGGTGCTCAGCAGCAATGCGCGGACGCTGGAGGACCTGGTCAAGGAGATGCTGCGGCCGATGCTGAAGTCCTGGCTCGACGACAACCTGCCGGGCCTCGTTGAACGCATCGTGAAGGCCGAAATCGAGCGGGTCTCGCGCGGCGGCCGCTGA
- a CDS encoding RidA family protein, which yields MKFHMISGGPKPVAPFSHAVETDGFVFVTGQMPDTPQTPGVLPEGIVAQTKAVMENLKVVLAGLDLGLEHVVMTRIYLTRFKEDYAAMNETYRTYFPPDRLPARTCVGVTGLAYNALIEIDLVCRRP from the coding sequence GTGAAATTCCACATGATCAGCGGCGGACCGAAGCCGGTCGCGCCCTTCAGCCACGCGGTGGAGACCGATGGCTTCGTTTTCGTGACCGGCCAGATGCCCGATACGCCGCAGACGCCGGGCGTGCTGCCCGAGGGCATCGTCGCGCAGACGAAGGCCGTGATGGAGAATTTGAAGGTGGTTCTCGCGGGCCTCGATCTCGGCCTCGAGCACGTCGTGATGACGCGGATCTATCTCACACGCTTCAAGGAAGATTATGCGGCGATGAACGAGACCTATCGGACGTACTTTCCGCCGGATCGCCTGCCGGCCCGTACCTGCGTTGGCGTCACCGGGCTTGCCTATAATGCGCTGATCGAGATCGATCTGGTGTGCCGGAGGCCGTGA
- a CDS encoding PspA/IM30 family protein has protein sequence MLSMSSSPRNAPSALRYRLAPDPAAKAAIEATFQAYDRMMEILDEVARTHNVGSNVVLLHAHAYEPIRKQTALPSRLVTLGLRDRTEYRAAQGRRLPLDDKLAKIKGPATISIATVQGRFSVPFDYAGYAEGWGQSVPARLIRTDDGFEVHYGVTPNSLPEEENAMDTIAAAPDNFLSRVGRLIAGIAYDAIEQAEGKNKLKVVGQAIREIERAETEARDALAAARAEEYRLNARRSEIERAMTDLTAKIETAVADGRDDLARAGIARQMDLEAQFEVLSRAIDENNEKIERCVTSLRAVLSALQDAEQRRADLEKSEAQASPQAPTSSRKSGGTSAAAKALRAGRAVARTTGVPPGIPYSSDIDELSTLHRDKEIAARLARLKSGS, from the coding sequence GTGCTTTCCATGAGCTCATCGCCCCGAAACGCGCCGTCCGCGCTGCGTTACAGGCTTGCCCCTGACCCGGCCGCCAAGGCCGCCATCGAGGCGACATTCCAGGCCTATGACCGCATGATGGAGATCCTCGACGAGGTGGCGCGGACTCACAATGTGGGTTCCAACGTGGTCCTGCTCCACGCCCATGCCTACGAGCCGATCCGCAAACAGACCGCGCTGCCCTCGCGGCTGGTGACGCTGGGCCTGCGCGACCGCACGGAGTACCGCGCCGCCCAGGGGCGCCGCCTGCCGCTCGACGACAAGCTCGCCAAGATCAAGGGGCCCGCCACCATTTCGATTGCGACCGTGCAAGGACGCTTCAGCGTGCCCTTCGACTACGCCGGCTATGCCGAGGGCTGGGGGCAGAGCGTGCCCGCGCGTCTCATCCGCACCGACGACGGTTTCGAAGTTCACTACGGCGTGACGCCGAACAGCCTGCCAGAGGAGGAGAACGCCATGGATACCATCGCTGCCGCTCCCGACAATTTCCTGTCCCGGGTCGGACGCCTGATCGCCGGGATCGCGTACGATGCGATCGAGCAGGCGGAAGGCAAGAACAAGCTGAAGGTGGTCGGCCAAGCCATCCGCGAGATCGAGCGCGCCGAGACCGAAGCGCGCGATGCGCTCGCCGCTGCGCGGGCCGAGGAATATCGTCTCAACGCGCGCCGCAGCGAGATCGAGCGGGCGATGACCGATCTTACCGCCAAGATCGAGACCGCGGTCGCAGACGGGCGCGACGATCTCGCCCGCGCCGGCATCGCGCGGCAAATGGACCTCGAGGCGCAGTTCGAGGTGCTCTCCCGCGCCATCGACGAGAACAACGAGAAGATCGAGCGATGCGTGACATCGCTGCGCGCGGTGCTGTCGGCGCTGCAGGATGCCGAGCAGCGCCGCGCCGATCTCGAAAAGAGCGAGGCACAGGCCAGCCCCCAGGCACCGACGTCGTCGCGGAAATCCGGCGGCACCTCCGCTGCCGCGAAGGCGCTGCGGGCGGGCAGGGCGGTGGCACGGACCACCGGCGTGCCGCCGGGAATTCCTTATTCGAGCGACATCGACGAGCTGAGCACGCTCCATCGCGACAAGGAAATCGCAGCGAGGCTGGCCCGGCTGAAGTCGGGCTCCTGA
- a CDS encoding flotillin family protein: protein MFDIAVPAVIGVALIVVLGIVFTILYKRATRDEAFVRTGLGGKKVVLDGGAMILPIFHSYASVNLKTLRLTVERKERESLITKDRLRVDIVAEFYVRVRPDEESIALASQTLGALTNDAEALRNQVEAKFVDGLRSVAATMTILELQEKRSDFVKHVQSTVESDVKSNGLELESVSLTKLDQTDVKFFNPENFFDAEGLTQLKTITETRRRDRNAIVRDNEVAIAQKDLEARQQTLTIERTKKEAELSQERDIANKTASTRAEVATATQTARLTEENARIDTDRAVAEKEAGAKQVKETAVIESDLAINKRKTDAQREIQIATQENEIQIAAKSKQTSEAVAEAKAAEALAVSAEEKVVTARAVEVADRARLTQVLAARTEAERKSTELIVAAEAEKKASLDRAEAVKTLATAEAESNKIKAVGVRNIGEAEAAVITMKNEAQNKLGSNVIDFEIAKKRIEIMPSALAEMVKPIANLKDVRILHTGGAFGGNGAGAGNVGFGEGLAGELLKVHALRPMIDEILRQSGFAPGDDPVKALVGAVTGKSNGAAVPAPVPEKTSPAEL, encoded by the coding sequence ATGTTCGACATTGCAGTCCCGGCCGTGATCGGCGTCGCGCTGATCGTCGTCCTGGGGATCGTCTTCACCATTCTCTACAAGCGCGCCACCCGCGACGAGGCCTTCGTGCGCACCGGGCTTGGCGGCAAGAAGGTCGTGCTCGACGGCGGCGCCATGATCCTGCCGATCTTCCACTCCTACGCCAGCGTCAATCTGAAGACGCTGCGGCTCACCGTCGAGCGCAAGGAGCGGGAATCCCTCATCACCAAGGACCGCCTGCGCGTCGACATCGTTGCCGAGTTCTACGTCCGCGTCCGTCCCGACGAGGAGAGCATCGCGCTCGCGAGCCAGACGCTCGGCGCATTGACCAACGACGCCGAGGCGCTGCGCAACCAGGTCGAGGCGAAATTCGTCGACGGCCTGCGCTCGGTCGCAGCGACCATGACCATCCTGGAACTCCAGGAGAAGCGCTCGGATTTCGTCAAGCATGTGCAGTCCACGGTCGAGTCCGACGTCAAGTCGAACGGTCTCGAGCTGGAATCGGTGTCGCTGACCAAGCTCGACCAGACCGACGTCAAGTTCTTCAACCCAGAGAACTTCTTCGACGCCGAAGGCCTCACGCAGCTGAAGACCATCACCGAGACCCGTCGGCGCGACCGCAATGCCATCGTGCGCGACAACGAGGTGGCGATCGCGCAGAAGGACCTCGAGGCGCGGCAGCAGACCCTGACCATCGAACGCACCAAGAAAGAGGCGGAGCTGTCGCAGGAGCGCGACATCGCAAACAAGACGGCGAGCACCCGCGCCGAGGTCGCAACCGCGACGCAGACAGCGCGCCTGACCGAGGAGAATGCCCGCATCGACACCGACAGGGCGGTTGCCGAGAAGGAGGCCGGCGCAAAGCAGGTCAAGGAAACCGCGGTGATCGAGTCGGATCTCGCGATCAACAAGCGCAAGACCGACGCCCAGCGCGAGATCCAGATCGCGACGCAGGAAAACGAGATCCAGATCGCGGCGAAGAGCAAGCAGACCTCGGAGGCCGTCGCCGAGGCCAAGGCCGCCGAAGCGCTCGCCGTCTCGGCCGAAGAAAAGGTCGTGACTGCACGCGCGGTCGAGGTCGCCGATCGCGCCCGTCTCACCCAGGTGCTCGCCGCACGGACCGAGGCCGAGCGCAAGTCGACCGAGCTGATCGTCGCGGCCGAAGCCGAGAAGAAAGCCTCGCTCGACCGTGCCGAGGCCGTCAAGACGCTGGCGACGGCGGAAGCCGAATCCAACAAGATCAAGGCGGTCGGCGTGCGCAACATCGGCGAGGCGGAAGCTGCCGTCATCACCATGAAGAACGAGGCGCAGAACAAGCTCGGCAGCAACGTGATCGATTTCGAGATCGCCAAGAAGCGGATCGAGATCATGCCGTCGGCGCTGGCCGAAATGGTGAAGCCGATCGCGAACCTCAAGGACGTCCGCATCCTGCACACCGGCGGCGCGTTCGGCGGCAACGGCGCCGGCGCAGGCAATGTCGGCTTCGGTGAAGGCCTGGCCGGCGAGCTGCTCAAGGTGCATGCGCTGCGCCCGATGATCGACGAGATCCTGCGCCAGAGCGGTTTTGCGCCGGGCGACGATCCGGTGAAAGCGCTGGTCGGCGCCGTGACGGGAAAGAGCAACGGCGCGGCCGTGCCGGCGCCGGTGCCGGAGAAAACAAGCCCCGCCGAACTATGA
- a CDS encoding acetamidase/formamidase family protein, whose product MSFRPFTSESYAQDERPEAWRDVLAAVGLQPAGSHSFFDGHAIASHRQTAGVALTRMAAGAQSVGPLPQANEDLPIALMPVEDGMVLKTAGGHRIVPVGHLVLLPRSGDWSIVFQRDMRAIVLSVTSEALHGRLSGRPRLGEPRVVPTSGFAEVFSRLLDATARTLDTLSDAEWNLLAQSLVDLLLTLAHQLAASSPDAGSSATQAALLHRICQTIERRLDDPDLVPARVAQAEGISERYLQKLFETVGDNFTHYVRERRLQRAWADLSNPTEAHRSISEIAYAYGFGDSAHFSRAFRHRFGLPPREFRQQEAERATAQPGVAGQRGWPQEALAQLRAHQSVEARSSIACAGAGEPTTTERRHHHLPVEASRVHWGYFSRSLPPQIEIASGDTITIETLTQHASDDPELMITGDAAAESVFGWTRNKKNVDRRGAGPMDASVFGRGAGEGFGVHICTGPVAVKDAQPGDVLEVRILDIVPRASRNASHAGRVFGSSVAAWWGYHYNEFLGGPKPREAVTIYEIFEDAELPHARALYSYRWEPQTDPFGVVHATYDYPGVPVAPGTIKRRHAVLDGIKIPLRPHFGVIALAPRELDFVDSVPPSYFGGNLDNWRLGKGATVYLPVSVPGALLSVGDPHAAQGDGELSGTAIECSMTGTFEVILHKKADLAGRPFADLSYPLIETESDWVLTGFSHPNYLAEFGAQGQSEVYAKSSLDLAMKDAFRKMRRFLMNVKGLSEDEAIALMSAAVDFGVTQVVDGNWGVHAILSKRLFQDAS is encoded by the coding sequence ATGAGCTTCCGGCCGTTCACGAGCGAGTCCTACGCGCAAGACGAGCGCCCCGAAGCCTGGCGGGACGTGCTGGCGGCGGTCGGCTTGCAGCCGGCAGGCAGCCATTCCTTCTTCGATGGGCACGCTATCGCCTCGCATCGCCAGACCGCCGGTGTTGCGCTGACACGCATGGCCGCGGGCGCGCAGAGCGTCGGTCCGCTCCCGCAGGCGAATGAAGACCTTCCGATCGCGCTGATGCCGGTCGAGGACGGCATGGTGCTGAAAACCGCCGGCGGACACCGCATCGTTCCCGTCGGTCATCTCGTGCTGCTGCCGCGCAGCGGGGACTGGAGCATCGTGTTCCAGCGGGACATGCGTGCCATCGTGCTGTCAGTCACCTCCGAGGCGCTGCACGGACGCCTTTCGGGTAGGCCGCGACTCGGCGAGCCCCGCGTCGTTCCGACCAGCGGCTTTGCCGAGGTGTTCTCGCGCCTGCTGGACGCGACCGCGCGCACCCTCGACACGTTGAGCGATGCCGAATGGAATTTGCTCGCGCAGTCGCTCGTCGATCTCCTCCTGACGCTGGCGCACCAGCTGGCGGCCTCGAGCCCCGATGCCGGATCGAGCGCGACGCAGGCTGCGCTGCTGCACCGGATCTGCCAGACCATCGAGCGCCGCCTCGACGATCCCGATCTGGTGCCGGCGCGCGTCGCCCAGGCTGAGGGGATCTCTGAGCGATACCTGCAAAAGTTGTTCGAAACGGTCGGCGACAATTTCACCCACTATGTTCGCGAGCGACGTCTCCAGCGCGCCTGGGCCGATCTGTCCAATCCGACCGAGGCGCATCGCTCGATCTCGGAAATCGCCTACGCCTATGGCTTTGGTGACTCCGCACATTTCAGCCGCGCCTTCCGCCATCGCTTCGGCCTGCCGCCGCGGGAATTTCGCCAGCAGGAGGCGGAGCGAGCGACTGCACAGCCCGGCGTTGCCGGCCAGCGCGGCTGGCCGCAGGAGGCGCTGGCGCAATTGCGCGCACATCAGAGCGTGGAGGCCCGCAGCAGCATCGCTTGCGCCGGCGCCGGAGAGCCGACGACCACCGAACGCCGTCATCACCATCTCCCGGTCGAGGCCAGCCGCGTGCATTGGGGCTATTTCAGCCGCTCGCTGCCGCCGCAGATCGAGATCGCGTCGGGCGACACCATCACCATCGAGACGCTGACCCAGCACGCCTCCGACGATCCCGAGTTGATGATAACAGGCGATGCCGCCGCCGAAAGCGTATTCGGCTGGACGCGAAACAAGAAGAACGTCGACCGCCGCGGCGCAGGGCCCATGGATGCCAGCGTATTCGGCCGCGGCGCCGGCGAGGGGTTTGGCGTGCACATCTGCACGGGGCCTGTCGCGGTGAAGGACGCTCAGCCCGGCGATGTGCTGGAGGTGCGCATTCTCGACATCGTGCCGCGCGCGAGTCGCAATGCGAGCCATGCGGGCCGTGTGTTCGGCTCGTCGGTCGCAGCGTGGTGGGGCTATCACTACAACGAGTTTCTCGGCGGTCCCAAGCCGCGCGAAGCCGTCACCATCTATGAGATCTTCGAAGACGCCGAGCTGCCGCACGCCCGCGCGCTCTACTCCTATCGCTGGGAGCCGCAGACTGATCCCTTCGGCGTGGTGCACGCCACCTACGACTATCCCGGCGTTCCCGTCGCACCCGGTACGATCAAGCGCCGGCACGCGGTGCTCGACGGCATCAAAATTCCCCTGCGTCCGCATTTCGGCGTCATCGCGCTGGCGCCGCGCGAGCTCGATTTCGTCGATTCCGTGCCGCCATCCTACTTCGGCGGCAATCTCGACAATTGGCGGCTGGGGAAGGGGGCAACAGTGTATCTTCCGGTCTCGGTCCCCGGCGCGCTGCTGTCGGTCGGCGATCCCCATGCCGCGCAGGGCGACGGCGAGCTCAGCGGCACCGCGATCGAATGCTCGATGACCGGCACCTTCGAGGTGATCCTGCACAAGAAGGCCGATCTTGCCGGCCGTCCCTTCGCCGATCTGTCTTATCCCCTGATCGAGACTGAGAGCGACTGGGTGCTGACCGGCTTCAGCCACCCCAACTATCTCGCGGAATTCGGCGCGCAGGGGCAGAGCGAGGTCTACGCAAAATCCTCGCTCGATCTCGCCATGAAGGACGCCTTCCGCAAGATGCGGCGCTTCCTGATGAACGTCAAAGGCCTCAGCGAGGACGAGGCGATCGCGTTGATGTCGGCGGCGGTCGATTTCGGCGTCACGCAAGTCGTCGACGGCAATTGGGGCGTGCACGCCATCCTCAGCAAGCGCCTGTTTCAGGACGCATCTTAA
- a CDS encoding protein-L-isoaspartate O-methyltransferase — MSGFSTARQKMVDGQVRTNDVTDRRVLDAMLTVPREAFVPAGRQALAYLDLDLDVSEGTAKRFLIKPALTGKLLQAAEIGEGDNVLVVGCATGYLAALTAKLAGQVTATECDSALAAKARDAFTAQGLTNVACKAAACTEGDPSAAPYDVIVLNGAAEVMPEALLGQLKEGGRLVGVSAESRPPRATIVTRTHGEFGHRTLFDAAAPVLPGLERAAAFVF; from the coding sequence ATGTCCGGTTTTTCGACCGCGCGCCAAAAAATGGTCGATGGCCAGGTGCGCACCAATGACGTCACCGACCGCCGTGTTCTCGATGCCATGCTCACGGTGCCGCGCGAGGCCTTTGTTCCGGCCGGCCGGCAGGCGCTGGCTTATCTCGATCTCGACCTCGACGTGAGCGAAGGCACCGCCAAGCGGTTCCTGATCAAGCCGGCGCTGACCGGCAAGCTGCTCCAGGCCGCCGAGATCGGCGAGGGCGACAACGTGCTGGTCGTCGGCTGCGCCACCGGCTACCTCGCCGCACTGACCGCCAAGCTCGCGGGTCAGGTCACGGCGACCGAGTGCGATTCGGCTTTGGCCGCCAAGGCCAGGGACGCCTTCACCGCCCAGGGGCTAACCAATGTCGCCTGCAAGGCGGCGGCCTGTACCGAGGGGGATCCTTCTGCCGCCCCCTATGATGTGATCGTCCTCAACGGGGCGGCCGAAGTGATGCCGGAAGCTCTGCTCGGGCAGCTGAAGGAGGGGGGGCGCCTGGTGGGGGTGTCGGCCGAATCGAGGCCGCCGCGCGCCACAATTGTGACCCGTACCCACGGCGAATTCGGCCATCGGACGCTGTTCGATGCCGCCGCGCCGGTCCTTCCCGGCCTGGAGCGGGCGGCTGCCTTTGTCTTCTGA